In Canis lupus dingo isolate Sandy chromosome 32, ASM325472v2, whole genome shotgun sequence, the following are encoded in one genomic region:
- the LOC112645053 gene encoding ATP synthase subunit O, mitochondrial-like has protein sequence MKPPVQIYGIKGHYATALYSAASKQNKLKQVEKELRVAQIWKEPKTATSTMSSYVNCSMKVKSLNDVTAKVKFSPVISNLISLLVENCHLNNTPGVIFAFSTMMSVHHGEVLCSVTTTSPLDEVTFTQLKTVLKSFLSKGQVLKLEVKVDPSHNDCPY, from the coding sequence ATGAAACCACCTGTTCAGATATATGGTATCAAAGGTCACTATGCCACTGCTCTTTATTCTGCTGCATCTAAACAGAATAAACTGAAACAAGTAGAAAAGGAATTGAGAGTAGCACAAATCTGGAAGGAACCTAAAACGGCTACTTCCACTATGAGCTCCTACGTAAACTGTTCCATGAAAGTGAAAAGCCTAAATGACGTAACAGCAAAAGTGAAGTTCTCTCCTGTCATATCCAACCTGATCAGTTTGCTTGTTGAGAACTGTCACTTAAACAATACTCCTGGagtcatttttgccttttccaccATGATGAGTGTCCACCATGGAGAAGTACTGTGCTCAGTGACCACCACGTCTCCTTTGGATGAAGTCACTTTTACTCAACTAAAAACGGTCCTGAAGAGCTTCCTAAGCAAAGGCCAAGTATTGAAATTGGAAGTCAAGGTTGATCCGTCACATAATGATTGTCCGTATTAG